GGAGTGAAGAAGCCCGGTTCCAAGACGGTCACCTCGGCCGTCCGGGGCATCTTCAGCCGGGATGCCGCCGCCCGGGCGGAAGCCTTCAGCCTGATCGGCTACCGGTAAAAGGAAGGAAAAAACTTTTGGCAAACCCCTTGACATCTGAAGTTGAACGCGCTATATTAATAAGCGTCACTCCAATGAAAGATGTCAAGGATGTCGGGCTATGGCGCAGCTTGGTAGCGCGCTTGCATGGGGCGCAAGAGGTCGTCGGTTCAAATCCGGCTAGCCCGACCAAGAAAAGACCCTCCGTTTCGGGAGGGTTTTTTCATGCCGATGTGAAACCATTATTCAGGATCTGCCTGGAGGGAGGTGGGAGCGGTGGAGGGAATGATGTACGGCGATTTTGTGGTGATCAAAGCGAAGGAGAACGGGGTCAATGTCATCGGCCTGACCCGCGGAAAGGATACCCGGTTTCATCATTCGGAAAAGCTGGATAAGGGCGAAGTGATGATCGCTCAATTCACCGAGCACACCTCGGCGATCAAAATCCGCGGCAAGGCGGAGGTCCTGACCCGCCACGGAAGGATCGAGGCGGGAGAGTCCTGAGAAAAGTCATGGCGCGCCGGCTTGGCCATAAAATGTTAATAGAAGGAACAAGGGGAGGGAAATCCGGTGACCCGTTTGGCCCGTCATCTGTTTGCCTCCGTCTTTCTGTCGGCCATGCTGGCGGCGCTGCTCTCCGTTTTGCCGTCGTTGTCCGATCCCGCGGGGAGTCCCTCCGATAAGCCGGTTTTCAGTCCCCTGTCTCCGGTTTGGATTTCGAAGGACACGCTGGTTGATTTTTTGGCGGGTCAGCCGGTGTCCCTGCGGATCCTCCGGGCATCCTGGGAGGACGGTTACCTGTCCCTCGATCTGGAATCGGATAAGGATCTGGATCGGGAGCGCGTCTGCGCCGATCTGTTCACTCTGACCCGAAACTCCTTGGTTGTGGCCAAAAATGTGAAGCAGCTTCGCTTTCGGGTCTACCGTCCCGGGGACGGGTCCCCGTGGCTGACGGTGGAGGCGGATCGTCGGGACCTGTCCCGGGACCCCGGGATGGAGAACAGGGAAGGGCTGTCTTACCGCGAATACTTGGAAGGGACCTTCAAGGTGCGGTATGCGGACCCTTCTTCCGGTTGAGGAAGGCGGTCGCTTCCCGCATAAAGGGGAGTATGGTATACTGGTAAAGGAACTTTTCCTTGTTTCCACCATTTTCAGTTTTCCTGACAATCATGGCCGCGGCGTGCGTGTGGTTTCCGCGACATGATCGGATAGCTCCCGGGGGAAGTGATCAGGGATCCGGCGGGAGGGCCACGGGAGGAAATCGCCGAAGGGGAATCCGTGGAAAGCGATCCGGCGAGGGCCGGGGCTGAGAAACCTTAATGGAGGGCGCGACATGTCCATACATGGCGAGATGGACCGGGTCATCGGTGAAATCGCCGCACGCACCCGGGATCCCTTCGTGGAAAGACATATCGGCCGACCGAAGACTTCGGCCTTTTTCGTTAAGATGCTCTATCTGCTCCTTAAATCCTTTTCTCTTCCAAGCGAGCGCATCCGGCTCCACTGCGTGGCCACCACCTTGCTTCAAATGGGGCTGGATCTTCACGAGCGGGTTTCCGTCGGGCCCGAACGGGCGGAACAGGGGATGCGATCCCGCCAATTGTTCGTGTTGGCGGGCGATTATTTTAGCAGCCTGTTTTACCGGCTTTTGGCCGAGCGAGGGGAGATCCGGACCATTTCCCGGCTGTCGGAAGCGGTTTGTGAAGTGAACGAAGCCAAGATGGAATTGTATGCCCTCTCCGACGGCCGACAGGTGTCACCGCCCACGTATCTCGGCCTCATTCGGCGCATCCGGGGGAATCTGCCTTCCGCCTTGTCCGATCTTTTTCATGATGGGAAAAGATCGGACAACCCGTGGCGGGAGTTGGCTCCCGATCTGACCGTTCTCGATTGGTTGGCCGATGCGGATGCGGAATACCCGGGCGCCGCGCCGGCGTTTGCATCCGGCGAATTGCGGCTGGAGTTGATCCGGTCGCTCCTGGCGAGCGTAAGGCGGGAGGCGGCGGCGGTCGCCCACCCGGAAGTTCGCCGGGAACTGCTCCGAATGATCGGTGAACGCTTTGATTCGTACTTGACAGAGCCGCTGGCGCGAGAGGGATGAGCGAAATGATGCACAAGGAATCTCCTGTCCCGTCCAAGGAACAGTTTGTTTACCGGGTGTTTGAAAGCATCGCCAAAGACTACGACCGGATGAACACGATCTTGAGTTTCGGCCGTCACAAGGCCTGGCGCCGGTTTGCCATGGAGATGATGCGGGTCCGCCCCGGGGATTCCGCCATCGATGTCTGTTGCGGCACTTGCGATTGGGCGATCGCCCTGGCGGATGCGTCGGTGACGGGAGAGGTCGTCGGCTTGGATTTCAGCGGGAACATGCTAAAGGTGGGACAGGAAAAGGTGGAAAGGCGGGGACTGGGGGAAAGAGTCCGTCTGGTCCGGGGAAACGCGATGGAGCTTCCCTTCCCCGACGACACCTTTGACCACGCCACCATCGGCTTTGCGCTCCGGAACGTGCCCGATTTCCGGCACGTGCTGCGGGAGATGACCCGGGTGGTGAAGCCGGGGGGACAGGTGGTTTCCCTGGAGCTGTCCAAGCCGACCTGGCCGCCGTTTCGGGCGGTATACTACGTCTATTTCCGGCGCATTCTCCCCCTGTTGGGCAAGCTGCTGGCCGGCCGCTACGAGCAGTACCGCTGGCTTCCCGAGTCGCTGGTCCATTTTCCCGGTCATCGGGAATTGGCCCGGATCATGGAGGAGGAAGTGGGGCTTGCGGATGTGCGGGTGTATCCCTTGACGGGAGGAATCGCCGCGGTGCATATCGGGCGAAAGAGAGAGAAGGCAGAGGAAGAAGGTAGAGGATGACGATGGGTTGGATCATCAACCGGGTAATAGTGATCCTTAACATGATCAAGTTTGAACATACGGTTTTTGCCCTGCCCTTCGCTTATCTCGGTGCGGTGCTGGGCAGTCTGGTGGTGATGGACCGGCTTCCGTCCTGGGGACAGATCGGATGGGTCACTTTGGCGATGGTGGGCGCCCGCAGTGCGGCGATGGCCCTCAATCGGCTGATCGACCGGCACATCGACGCCAAAAATCCCCGGACGGCCAACCGGGCCATTCCGGCGGGGCAAATTTCCGTTCCGGCGGTTTGGTGGTTTGTGATCGTCTCTTTCCTGATGCTCTTTATCGCCGCCTACAACCTCAACAAGCTGGCCGTTCAGCTGTTTCCCCTGGCGGTGTTTGTGCTGGTGATCTATTCCTACA
This DNA window, taken from Planifilum fulgidum, encodes the following:
- the mtrB gene encoding trp RNA-binding attenuation protein MtrB, with protein sequence MMYGDFVVIKAKENGVNVIGLTRGKDTRFHHSEKLDKGEVMIAQFTEHTSAIKIRGKAEVLTRHGRIEAGES
- a CDS encoding heptaprenyl diphosphate synthase component 1 is translated as MSIHGEMDRVIGEIAARTRDPFVERHIGRPKTSAFFVKMLYLLLKSFSLPSERIRLHCVATTLLQMGLDLHERVSVGPERAEQGMRSRQLFVLAGDYFSSLFYRLLAERGEIRTISRLSEAVCEVNEAKMELYALSDGRQVSPPTYLGLIRRIRGNLPSALSDLFHDGKRSDNPWRELAPDLTVLDWLADADAEYPGAAPAFASGELRLELIRSLLASVRREAAAVAHPEVRRELLRMIGERFDSYLTEPLAREG
- a CDS encoding demethylmenaquinone methyltransferase, producing MHKESPVPSKEQFVYRVFESIAKDYDRMNTILSFGRHKAWRRFAMEMMRVRPGDSAIDVCCGTCDWAIALADASVTGEVVGLDFSGNMLKVGQEKVERRGLGERVRLVRGNAMELPFPDDTFDHATIGFALRNVPDFRHVLREMTRVVKPGGQVVSLELSKPTWPPFRAVYYVYFRRILPLLGKLLAGRYEQYRWLPESLVHFPGHRELARIMEEEVGLADVRVYPLTGGIAAVHIGRKREKAEEEGRG